A genomic window from Pannonibacter sp. XCT-53 includes:
- the purE gene encoding 5-(carboxyamino)imidazole ribonucleotide mutase → MANGNAAAAAPVAIIMGSQSDWPTMKHAAETLERLGVAYEARIVSAHRTPERMFDFARAARDLGVKVIIAGAGGAAHLPGMTAALTPLPVFGVPIESRTLKGEDSLLSIVQMPAGIPVGTLAIGKAGAVNAAILATSVLALTDKPLAERLDAFRAAQTDAVAEFPTDED, encoded by the coding sequence ATGGCCAATGGGAACGCCGCGGCCGCCGCACCGGTCGCCATCATCATGGGCAGCCAGTCGGACTGGCCGACCATGAAGCACGCCGCCGAAACCCTCGAGCGGCTTGGCGTCGCCTATGAGGCCCGGATCGTCTCCGCCCACCGCACCCCTGAGCGCATGTTCGACTTCGCCCGGGCCGCCCGCGACCTCGGCGTCAAGGTGATCATCGCCGGCGCTGGCGGCGCGGCGCATCTGCCGGGCATGACGGCGGCGCTGACCCCGCTGCCGGTCTTCGGCGTGCCGATCGAATCGCGCACCCTGAAGGGCGAGGACAGCCTGCTCTCGATCGTGCAGATGCCGGCCGGCATTCCGGTCGGCACCCTGGCCATTGGCAAGGCGGGTGCGGTCAATGCGGCGATCCTGGCTACCTCGGTGCTCGCCCTGACCGACAAGCCCCTGGCCGAGCGCCTCGATGCCTTCCGCGCGGCGCAGACGGACGCCGTCGCCGAATTTCCGACCGACGAGGACTGA
- a CDS encoding MATE family efflux transporter produces MSTKPALTLPALWRSDIAPTLTLGLPLAGAQLAQMAITTTDIIMVGWLGPVELGAVVLANNLYILFWFFGMGMTQAIIPLAAQALGRKAPRDLRRTVRMGLWAVALYCLPVWAVLWFTEEILILLGQSAELAALAADYMRVMQWTMLPALAIMATRAFVTVMNRPQIVLWATIGGAVLNAALNYVLIFGHFGFPRLELVGAAIASFCTQLLAFLILAAYVVTQPRLRRFNIFGRLWRLDWPVFWQILRMGAPIGLTIVAEGLLFTGSTMMMGWVGTLPLAAHGIALQIASITFMVPLGISQAGMTRVGLAAGQRDLDGIARAGWTALGLTLAFMALAAIAFWTIPGVLVSLFLDMDNPASQEVLAIAVGLLGVAAVFQIADGAQVAGASILRGLGDTLTPLLYAMVGYMAIGMTLSYVLAFPLGLGGIGIWWGLAGGLASTAVLAIWRFARRREVGLLPAT; encoded by the coding sequence GTGTCGACAAAGCCCGCCCTGACCCTGCCTGCGCTCTGGCGCAGCGACATCGCGCCCACCCTGACGCTCGGCCTGCCGCTTGCCGGGGCTCAGCTGGCGCAGATGGCCATCACCACCACCGACATCATCATGGTCGGCTGGCTTGGCCCGGTCGAGCTGGGTGCGGTCGTGCTTGCGAACAACCTCTACATCCTGTTCTGGTTCTTCGGCATGGGCATGACCCAGGCCATCATCCCGCTGGCGGCCCAGGCGCTGGGTCGCAAGGCCCCCCGCGATCTCCGCCGGACAGTGCGGATGGGGCTCTGGGCGGTGGCGCTCTACTGCCTGCCCGTGTGGGCGGTGCTGTGGTTCACCGAGGAGATCCTGATCCTGCTTGGCCAGTCGGCAGAGCTGGCCGCCCTTGCGGCGGACTACATGCGCGTCATGCAGTGGACCATGCTGCCGGCGCTGGCGATCATGGCGACCCGCGCCTTCGTCACGGTGATGAACCGGCCGCAGATCGTGCTCTGGGCGACCATCGGTGGTGCCGTTCTCAATGCCGCGCTCAACTATGTGCTGATCTTCGGCCATTTCGGCTTTCCGCGGCTCGAGCTGGTCGGGGCGGCCATCGCCTCCTTCTGCACCCAGCTGCTCGCCTTCCTCATCCTGGCTGCCTATGTGGTCACCCAGCCGCGCCTGCGGCGCTTCAACATCTTCGGCCGGCTGTGGCGGCTCGACTGGCCGGTGTTCTGGCAGATCCTGCGGATGGGCGCGCCGATCGGCCTGACGATCGTGGCCGAAGGGCTGCTGTTCACCGGTTCGACCATGATGATGGGCTGGGTCGGGACATTGCCGCTCGCGGCGCATGGCATCGCGCTGCAGATTGCCTCGATCACCTTCATGGTGCCGCTTGGCATCTCGCAGGCCGGCATGACGCGCGTCGGGCTGGCTGCCGGTCAGCGTGACCTTGACGGGATTGCCCGGGCCGGCTGGACGGCGCTCGGCCTGACGCTGGCCTTCATGGCGCTGGCGGCCATCGCCTTCTGGACCATTCCCGGCGTTCTGGTGTCGCTGTTCCTCGACATGGACAATCCCGCCTCGCAGGAGGTGCTGGCGATTGCGGTCGGGCTTCTCGGCGTGGCGGCGGTGTTCCAGATCGCCGACGGCGCCCAGGTGGCCGGGGCCAGCATCCTGCGCGGGCTGGGCGACACGCTGACCCCGCTGCTCTATGCCATGGTCGGTTACATGGCCATCGGCATGACACTGTCCTACGTGCTGGCCTTCCCGCTCGGTCTTGGCGGCATCGGCATCTGGTGGGGGCTGGCCGGTGGTCTGGCCTCGACGGCGGTGCTCGCGATCTGGCGCTTTGCCCGCCGCCGGGAGGTCGGTCTGCTGCCGGCCACCTGA
- the rpsU gene encoding 30S ribosomal protein S21: protein MQVLVRDNNVDQALRALKKKLQREGVFREMKLRGHYEKPSVKKAREKAEAIRRARKLARKRAQREGLLTGRA, encoded by the coding sequence GTGCAGGTTCTGGTTCGCGACAACAACGTTGATCAGGCGCTTCGGGCGCTGAAGAAAAAGCTGCAGCGCGAGGGCGTGTTCCGCGAGATGAAGCTCCGCGGCCACTACGAGAAGCCCTCCGTCAAGAAGGCTCGCGAGAAGGCGGAAGCCATTCGTCGTGCCCGCAAGCTGGCCCGCAAGCGTGCGCAGCGCGAAGGTCTGCTGACCGGCCGCGCCTGA
- a CDS encoding pseudouridine synthase — MLHVDEDVIVVVKPCGLLSVTGRGEDRQDSLVTRLAAQIRGARIVHRLDLDTSGVMVLARNAEAHRRLSMQFERRETGKAYVARVWGEVAAEAGEVDLPLIVDWPNRPKQKICAVEGRPALTRWSVLRREGPTTLMQLEPVTGRSHQLRVHMLSLGHPIVGDSLYAHEQARLFSPRLELHARDLSFRHPMTGADMAFGTTVPF; from the coding sequence GTGCTTCATGTCGATGAGGATGTCATCGTCGTGGTGAAGCCCTGCGGCCTGCTCAGCGTCACCGGACGCGGCGAGGATCGGCAGGACAGCCTGGTGACCCGGCTGGCGGCCCAGATCCGTGGTGCCCGCATCGTCCACCGCCTCGATCTCGACACGTCTGGCGTGATGGTGCTGGCCCGCAACGCCGAGGCCCATCGTCGCCTGTCGATGCAGTTCGAGCGACGGGAGACGGGCAAGGCCTATGTGGCCCGCGTCTGGGGCGAGGTGGCTGCAGAGGCCGGAGAGGTCGACCTGCCGCTGATCGTCGACTGGCCCAATCGCCCGAAGCAGAAGATCTGTGCGGTCGAGGGGCGGCCGGCGCTGACGCGCTGGTCCGTGCTGCGCCGTGAGGGCCCGACGACGCTGATGCAGCTGGAACCGGTGACCGGCCGCTCGCATCAGCTGCGCGTGCACATGCTGAGCCTTGGCCATCCGATCGTCGGCGACAGTCTTTATGCGCACGAGCAGGCGAGGCTGTTCAGTCCCCGCCTGGAGCTGCACGCCCGGGACCTGAGCTTCCGGCACCCGATGACGGGCGCGGACATGGCCTTCGGCACGACGGTGCCGTTCTAG
- a CDS encoding 5-(carboxyamino)imidazole ribonucleotide synthase — MTDSPARILRPGQTIGILGGGQLGRMLAEAASALGLKVHVHCPEAGSPAFDVAARHTLAAYDDLDALDAFAAAVDVVTYEFENVPGPTAAHLASRVPVRPGPRALAVAQDRLSEKDFLAAAGIALAGYAAIDTLSDLTQALARFGGKGVLKTRRFGYDGKGQVMIRDASAAAEAFTSLGGAGLVLEALIPFEKEVSVVAARSVTGEVAAYDITENHHEHHILKTSTVPAKVSPGTAAAARQIAGQILTALDYVGVIGVEMFVVGTGADEHLLVNEIAPRVHNSGHWTQDACLVSQFEQHVRAVAGWPLGSAARHSDVVMENLIGAEVDAWQTILTEPAARLHLYGKAESRPGRKMGHVNRIAPRS; from the coding sequence ATGACCGACAGCCCCGCCCGGATCCTTCGCCCCGGACAGACCATCGGCATCCTGGGTGGCGGCCAGCTCGGCCGGATGCTCGCGGAAGCCGCCTCTGCGCTCGGCCTGAAGGTGCATGTCCACTGCCCGGAAGCCGGCAGCCCGGCCTTCGATGTCGCCGCCCGCCACACCCTGGCCGCCTATGACGATCTCGACGCGCTCGATGCCTTCGCGGCCGCGGTTGACGTCGTCACCTATGAATTCGAGAACGTGCCCGGTCCCACCGCCGCGCATCTGGCCTCGCGCGTCCCGGTCCGCCCGGGGCCGCGCGCCCTCGCCGTGGCGCAGGACCGGCTGAGCGAGAAGGATTTCCTTGCGGCAGCCGGGATTGCTCTTGCCGGCTACGCCGCCATCGACACCCTGTCCGACCTGACGCAGGCCCTCGCCCGCTTCGGCGGCAAGGGCGTCCTGAAGACCCGCCGTTTCGGGTATGACGGCAAGGGCCAGGTGATGATCCGCGACGCGTCTGCTGCAGCCGAAGCCTTCACCAGCCTTGGCGGCGCAGGACTGGTCCTCGAGGCCCTCATCCCCTTCGAGAAGGAAGTGTCCGTCGTCGCCGCGCGGAGCGTCACCGGTGAGGTCGCTGCCTATGACATCACCGAGAACCACCACGAACACCACATCCTGAAGACGTCCACCGTGCCGGCGAAGGTGAGCCCCGGGACTGCGGCTGCGGCCCGGCAGATCGCCGGTCAGATCCTCACCGCCCTCGATTATGTCGGGGTGATCGGGGTGGAGATGTTCGTGGTCGGGACGGGTGCGGACGAGCATCTGCTGGTCAACGAGATTGCCCCGCGCGTGCACAACTCGGGGCACTGGACGCAGGACGCCTGCCTCGTGTCGCAGTTCGAGCAGCATGTGCGTGCCGTTGCCGGCTGGCCGCTGGGCAGCGCCGCGCGGCACAGCGACGTGGTGATGGAGAACCTGATCGGCGCCGAGGTGGATGCCTGGCAGACGATCCTGACCGAGCCCGCGGCCCGGCTGCATCTCTACGGCAAGGCGGAGAGCCGCCCGGGCCGGAAGATGGGCCACGTCAACCGGATCGCGCCCCGATCCTGA
- a CDS encoding YdcH family protein, which yields MSEANEKALRIELAQLRQEHRDLDSAVQALAATGSADALQLQRLKKKKLLIRDRIAAIEDQLFPDIIA from the coding sequence ATGTCGGAAGCCAACGAAAAAGCCTTGAGAATCGAACTGGCCCAGCTGCGCCAGGAACATCGCGACCTCGACTCCGCCGTGCAGGCGCTTGCGGCGACCGGCAGCGCGGATGCCCTGCAACTCCAGCGCCTCAAGAAGAAGAAGCTGCTGATCCGCGACCGGATCGCCGCCATCGAGGACCAGCTCTTCCCCGACATCATCGCCTGA
- a CDS encoding tetratricopeptide repeat protein — translation MPCTLRLHRTPASRRGGALALALVAALALAGCQTSDIYSGVPIDTAAGSSANIASLTEVIKSNPRDANAYNTRGVAYGKAGKLDLAMQDFNTALKIDQGNYQAYANRALVERRRGNMANAVADYDRALQIKPDYDAALVGRGNTYRLAGRYPEALRDFDAVIRRNSNDARAFHNRGLIYQAQGQHSFAIEDFSTAIVLNPKASEPYIARGISYMKMNDPQAALADLSEAVNFDKNSAIAWANRGVALEMLGQVEDAKRNYNRALGLDSGNQLAREGLGRVSRS, via the coding sequence ATGCCGTGCACTCTTCGCCTTCACCGTACGCCGGCCTCCCGCCGGGGCGGTGCTCTTGCTCTGGCTCTCGTGGCAGCTCTGGCGCTGGCAGGTTGCCAGACATCGGACATCTACAGCGGCGTGCCGATCGACACGGCCGCAGGTTCGAGCGCGAACATCGCGTCGCTGACCGAAGTCATCAAGTCCAACCCGCGGGATGCCAACGCCTACAACACCCGCGGCGTGGCTTACGGCAAGGCCGGCAAGCTCGATCTGGCGATGCAGGATTTCAACACCGCCCTGAAGATCGACCAGGGCAATTACCAGGCCTATGCCAACCGCGCGCTGGTTGAGCGCCGCCGGGGCAACATGGCCAATGCAGTCGCCGATTACGACCGGGCGCTGCAGATCAAGCCGGACTACGACGCCGCCCTCGTCGGTCGTGGCAACACCTATCGTCTCGCCGGCCGCTATCCGGAAGCCCTGCGTGATTTCGATGCGGTCATCCGGCGCAACTCCAACGACGCCCGTGCCTTCCACAACCGGGGCCTGATCTATCAGGCCCAGGGGCAGCACAGCTTCGCCATCGAGGATTTCTCGACCGCGATCGTGCTCAATCCCAAGGCCTCGGAACCCTACATCGCCCGCGGCATCTCCTACATGAAGATGAACGATCCGCAGGCGGCGCTGGCCGACCTGTCCGAAGCGGTGAACTTCGACAAGAACTCCGCAATCGCCTGGGCCAACCGGGGCGTGGCGCTGGAAATGCTGGGCCAGGTCGAGGACGCCAAGCGCAACTACAACCGCGCGCTTGGCCTCGACAGCGGCAACCAGCTCGCCCGCGAGGGGCTGGGCCGGGTCAGCCGCTCCTGA